One Glycine max cultivar Williams 82 chromosome 3, Glycine_max_v4.0, whole genome shotgun sequence DNA window includes the following coding sequences:
- the LOC100796169 gene encoding probable indole-3-pyruvate monooxygenase YUCCA5, protein MHLSCSIPYLSSSTPLSSSFIPKLTFSFPNPVKLLQTKKTTFKRHNSYFLKTQTKPNRTGKKKTSFRMENLFRLVDNEDLFSRRCIWVNGPIIVGAGPSGLATAACLREQGVPFMVLERADCIASLWQKRTYDRLKLHLPKQFCQLPKLPFPEDFPEYPTKKQFIEYLESYAKHFEINPQFNECVQSARYDETSGLWRVKTVSSSSGAARGEVEYICRWLVVATGENAECVMPEIEGLSEFKGDVIHACDYKSGERFRGKKVLVVGCGNSGMELSLDLCNHHSSPSMVVRSSVHVLPREVFGISTFELAVMLLQWLPLWLVDKILLILAWFVLGNIEKLGLKRPSKGPLEMKNRKGKTPVLDIGALERIRSGDIEVVPGIKRFNNGEVEFINGEKLDIDAIVLATGYRSNVPSWLQEGEFFSKNGYPKMPFPHGWKGNAGLYAVGFTKRGLSGASSDAVKIAQDIGQVWKNETKQKKQRTTACHRRCISQF, encoded by the exons ATGCATCTATCATGTTCAATCCCCTATTTAAGCTCCTCAACccctctttcttcttcattcattcCAAAACTCACATTCTCATTTCCAAACCCAGTAAAGCTTCTTCAAACAAAGAAAACCACTTTCAAAAGGCACAATTCTTACTTTCTCAAAacccaaaccaaaccaaaccgaaccggaaaaaaaaaaacatcattcaGAATGGAGAACTTGTTTCGCCTAGTAGACAACGAAGACTTGTTCTCTCGCCGTTGCATTTGGGTGAATGGCCCTATAATCGTAGGGGCAGGACCCTCAGGGCTAGCCACAGCAGCATGCCTTAGAGAACAAGGGGTACCCTTCATGGTTCTCGAACGTGCAGATTGCATAGCCTCACTGTGGCAAAAAAGAACCTACGACAGGCTCAAACTTCACCTTCCAAAACAATTCTGCCAGCTCCCGAAACTACCCTTCCCTGAAGACTTCCCCGAATACCCCACAAAGAAACAGTTCATAGAGTACTTAGAATCCTACGCTAAGCACTTCGAGATCAACCCTCAGTTCAACGAGTGTGTGCAGTCCGCGAGGTACGACGAGACAAGCGGCTTGTGGAGGGTTAAGACCGTTTCATCCTCGAGTGGCGCGGCTCGCGGCGAGGTTGAGTACATTTGCAGGTGGCTCGTGGTGGCCACCGGGGAGAATGCGGAGTGTGTTATGCCTGAGATTGAAGGGTTGAGTGAGTTCAAAGGTGATGTGATCCATGCTTGTGATTACAAGTCAGGGGAGAGATTCAGGGGAAAGAAGGTTCTTGTTGTTGGATGTGGCAATTCCGGCATGGAACTCTCACTTGACCTTTGCAACCACCATTCTTCTCCGTCCATGGTTGTTCGTAGCTCG GTTCACGTGTTGCCTAGAGAAGTGTTTGGAATATCAACTTTTGAATTGGCGGTTATGTTGCTGCAATGGCTGCCCCTTTGGCTTGTTGACAAGATTCTCTTGATCTTGGCATGGTTTGTTTTGGGGAACATTGAGAAGTTGGGGCTCAAAAGGCCTTCAAAGGGTCCTTTGGAGATGAAGAACAGAAAGGGGAAGACCCCAGTTTTGGATATTGGTGCCTTGGAGAGGATTAGATCCGGTGACATAGAAGTGGTGCCAGGAATCAAGAGGTTCAATAATGGTGAAGTTGAGTTTATTAATGGTGAAAAGCTTGATATTGATGCAATAGTGCTTGCAACCGGTTACCGCAGCAATGTCCCTTCTTGGCTTCAG GAAggtgaatttttctcaaagaatGGATACCCAAAGATGCCATTCCCTCATGGTTGGAAGGGAAATGCTGGACTTTATGCTGTGGGGTTCACAAAGAGAGGGCTCTCTGGTGCTTCTTCTGATGCTGTGAAAATTGCTCAAGATATTGGCCAAGTTTGGAAAAATGAGACTAAGCAAAAGAAACAGCGCACTACTGCTTGTCATAGACGTTGCATTTCACAGTTCTAA